atggaaggttctgTGGATCCCTACCacgtcaaaggtgagggtctcagtcctgtaattggactgatccccaaaagtgacgggcataTCGATCTGTCCCAGTGGTATGGCCTGTTTGACAGGCATGActccatggaaaggcgctcggatggggcggaggttcgttcggtcAATGCCCATTTCGTCGAGCGTCTtgatgtacatgatgttgaggccgctgcctccgtccatcagtactttcatgagtcgctttgggccgacgatcaggttgacgacaagcgggtaccctcccgggtgtgggatggcatctggatggtcggtcctatcgaaggttatggcggattctaaCCACCGGAGGAAAGTAGGCGTGGCCGGtccggtcgtatagacctcgcggcgtgtgATCTTCTGGCGTCGTTTGGAGTCGTAAGCCATTGATCCTctaagatcatgagggcgccgttCGGAgttgggaaggcatcgtccttctcctcggcgttgTCCGTAGCGGGGGGCGGATCCTTCCCCtgttcccctttgttggagcttccgAACAAGAATTTgtgcatgaggccacaatccttgtacaggtgcttggccgggaaagcatggtttgggcgtggcccctcgagcattttctcaaagtggatcggagtgccctctgtgggcttttgaacacccttgcggtcggcagcggccacgagcgagttgtcacgccactgcttcttattctttcttttggcgggacggttggaggcgccttcatcgGCGCCCTCGTCCCACCTCGCCTTGCCATCAGAATGGTCGAAGatggctctgaccgcctcctctcctgaggcgtggctggtggtgatgtctaggagttccttggtggtctaTGGGTCCCTAcgccctagcttgtgaaccaaagactcacatGTTGTCCcgaataggaaggctcctatcacgtcggtgtcggcggcgttagggagctcgttgcactgccgggagaagcgccggatgtacccgtggagggtttcatcggccttctggcggcagttcttgaggtcccatgggtttctagggcatttgtacgtTCCCTGGAAGTTCTCCacaaagatctccatcagatccgcccaactttgaatggtgttggacggtaggtgcttcAACCACGCTCGtgtcgaatcggccaagaatagcgggagattgcgaaaaatgaaatcatcatcactcgcaccaccggcttgataggcaagctgatagtctttgagccaaagcctgaggtttgtttccccagaatatttagggatattggtaggctgtcggtaccttggtgggaaagcagcgttgaggatgtgtcgaccgaaggcctgagggcctggcaggccggggctcgggctccggtcctcgccgcTATCATAGCGTCCACCGCGTCGAGGATGATAGCTATGCGGGCTCCTTCCCTTGCATCGCCATGGGTGCGCCTGTAGGCATCGATGGTGCTACGCACGTCGCAGTTGTGGCCGAGACATTGATGTACCGGGACAGTGGTGTGCTGCCTACCGCCTGGCGGTGTCTAGTGAacagatgcgtccttggtggggcgcacCGAGGGCGTGTGCTGGCTGGCGTCAGGCTCGCATCactgagacaatgagctttccgcCTACGGCGTCGCCGCATGCTCGAACAATGTGCGAATTTCTCGGTGGGCCCAGCGATCCTCTGATGTCgcagcctctggaaggccatgcagcaaggccatCACAGTGGCAATGTTTTGGCTCACTTAAGTGAAGTGAGGGAGGGTCccgtcatcggtgaggatcctctggtgtacaGTGCGGGCCGTGGCGCACGCGCGCCCACCGTTTTTGCGGCGTTCGATCTTGCGATTGATGTTCGCATACTCCCGCACGAGCCCttgtccggcctcatcgatctctagcttctgggctttcagctgctccatcctcaagcGAGATGGAGCCACTGCCTCCCCCTCGGTCCTACCATCAGGGTTGcttgtcggggtagcctcctccctagagacactttcgacgtgcccctcgggggtttgcgccatgaagcattcccaggaTGGGTGATGACTCCtcctactggagtcagagctggaggacgaTCCTGGCTCCTCTGTGAGGAGCTTGTGGAGAGTCTCCATATCATGTTCAATTGCCCCCACGAACTCACTGTCCGTgggcggctgaaccatgcgtagtgccagaaggtggccagtggTCGTCGTGGCAttacggagaccgaacggaaacgttGTCGGGGCGCTCCGCACATGGCATTCCAGAGAGAGGGTGATGTAGCGTGGGACCCCCTAgatgactggggtccaagggagacgccggGCTAGCCCTCAAGCCTTTAGTGGCTAaagttgatggaagggagagactggacggccgCGTGGGTCAGCtctagctctcctcctagtgtgatgatgaaatctaggtcaccaaaACACACGTGTGCACCTAGGATCTAGCTAATTGCGTGGTTGGCCATCCGatgcctgatttggaacgcacaaagtcccctacctggcgcgccaactgtcagtgtttcgaataagcaccggcaagtaaatttatatttatgcgcgttaggcccggatggtgcgctaaaggacacaagatttatactggttcgggctaaatgtccctacgtctagtctattgctgctcgtgttattagcaccaaaaatggttcgtagtagggggtacaaatggtcaagagagggactggtcccaagtctctgatggaagggtcgaaaggatgccaagagcctagtagcagcttgactatgtgtgatgtgtgttgtgttgtccgtcaaaagtcggtccctttgttggaggaagcatatccccttttatagatgaaggggatgactttacaagtgagagggaaagggtgcgtatgctagtgagccttgttgttcacgtctaccaagccttgttgtccattccggcggataccagataatggtaggcgcctacaatactgtcgatgccactgtagaatgttaggatggctacagagtactgctctgcgcagggtatggactctggtgtagtggttttgacttatgagccttgcccatccttgctccgcatgtcttctggttcctatgagtccctATCAGAGGGACACGGCGTTGGATTCTGAAGTAGCATTGTGGGcaaggcctttcgatcggagagggcgtACAGAGGCCAAAGCGAGTGCTCTGATCTGGTGGGCTCAAGGGGCCATGGAGCGGGCgtcgctcccttgggaccatagcATGGTGACAGCACATCCGTCATTGTGGAGGGCACAAGTCCtttcctagaccgtagtggttgtcgtatgtctacatCGGGTTCCATGTCTGAGTGCTGAAGGCGGCACCAACAATACTGTTTGGACTCTGCAATGCTAGAGTGGGCTAAAGCACCTATcccatcgttccctggcagtacttttcttgccggggcgcagggtatggtcctcgatgatgcagttgacccgaatgtcttgtcttaccctgtacctatcatcatgagggagcggGGAGAGGTCGTCAGGCGAGACAAAACTAGTCTTTGGACATTGGGCGAGGTGAGGTCCGTGCTCGGACAtcgagcaaggtggagcctagcttttatccatcgggcgagaccgagcccagccctcgggggtcgagcgaggtagagtctagcctttagccctcaggcgaggcggagctggcccacaggcgtcgggcgaggcggagtctagcccttagccctcaggcgaggcggagctggcccacgggcgtcaggcgaggcggagtctagcccttagccctcgggtgaggcggagatggCCCACgggcgttgggcgaggcagaaccataCTCCCGTCATACGAGCAAGAAATGTAGTGGCACCCTTGTCTGTCtgggagtttttaacgttcgatggttattagttccacctcctggggtaccccggtattaggcccCCGacaaaagtcttcaccgataattacATGGCAACGTGTACTTGActaggcaccaagcatgatctaaaccgCATCAATCAGAAGCCGTCCGAACTCATCCGCAGCTACATCCGatgcttttccaagatgaggaattctattccaaacatcacggaagccgaggtcatcaccgccttcatccgaggactccatcaccgtgagcttcgctccaagttcaaccgcaagctacCCActaggattggcgagatgatcacaaccgccaaccagtatgccGACGCTGAGTAAGCCGTGGTGTGCTTCAATGCGGATGCAGGTACTCATCACCCAACACGCCGCTACGACGACTGCCCTGACGATCGACACCACAACGACCACTGCTTCGACGACCACAGTTACCATCATGACAGCGGTTGTGATCAGCTAGAAGGGcccaagtctggtcaaaatcgCCGCTACCGGCCAAACCACATCGTCGCTGCCATcaatgaacctcgcgccaagtgtaactacgatgagcagtacaagaagatccttgacggcccgtgccctctccataaAAAcaccaagcacaagatgaagaacttcctcagtttggctaaggagttccaggacaaaaagATGGACGACGACACCGACAACAGAGCCggaggccaccgaccacctgggggcaataacaatgccttccaggaccacgacaaggtggtctccaccatctttgggggccttgcctccactaAGAGTAGAAGAGAATAGAAGCTCGCCGCACGACGGGTGCTCACCGTCACTGCGGAAGACAccgccgccaaccccagctatcgcccatggtccgaggttcccatcaccttcagcagggctgaccaatgggcggacatcccctacacCGGGTGTTTCCCTAtcatcctcgatgcaaccgtctagaaggtgctcttcagaaaagtgctcgttgaTGGTGGGAGCgttctgaatctcctcttcaccgAATCCTTGAAGGAGTTGGGCCTTGGGTTAGCcgatctcacaccctccgactcctccttttggggtgtggtacctggcagggccttcaaaccgcttggagagatcaccctaccagtatagttcagcatggcaagcaactaccatgtcgagcatatcaacttctatttcaccgacttcaacaccgcctaccatgccatacttggtcggccagctctggccaagttcttGGCCGTACCGCACTACActtatctagtgttgaagatgccttcacctgcaggagtcctggccctgtgggctaacctctccatcgcctatgcctgcgagacagagagtcttgccctcaccgaagccactgacctctccatctagatggctagtgtggtcaccgaagccaagacggtgtccaccgacgacatggagatcatagagctagagcctcctcgtgcctccgccaagtccaaggaagtcaaggaggtcagcctcggcctcggcctcgacgacccctccaagaccgtgaaattggggctcacctcgaccccaaataggaaatcgcgctcgtctccttcctatgtgccaatgccgatgtgtttgcatggaaacctacagacatgccgggggtaccacgggagaagatcgagcactccttgaatgtctcgccgaccgccaaaccgatcaagcagaaaccaCCGATtcgcgctagacaagaaggaggctattagggtagaaataaaacggctcttagctatcggatttataaaagaagtgtatcatcctgagtggttaacAAACCCTATTCTTggtcgaaaaaagaataaagaatggagaatatggattgattacactgatcttaacagaCACTACCCTAAGGATCCTTCGGtctacctcggatagacgaggttgtagactccaccgctggctatgaactgctctccttcctcgactgttactccgactatcaccagatctccctcaagaaagaagaccggatcaagacgtcattcattaCATCCTTCagtgcgtactgctacaccaccatgtcctttgagctcaagaacgccggggcaacttatcaaagggctatccagatgtgcctcaatcAATAGATCAGCCacaatgtcgaagcttacatcgatgatgtggtagtcaagtccaagaccgccaatgatcttatcgccgacctcgaagaaatgttcaccaaccttaaaaggtactgatggaagctgaacccttcaaagtgcatctttggagttccatccggtatactcctaggctacattgttAGCGCACGAGGCATTGAACCCaatcctaacaaggtctccgccatcaccaacatgaaatggacAACATGCattaaggatatatagaagcttataggttgcatggctACTTTAtgccgcttcatatcatgcctcggcgaaaaagggctaccattcttcaaactccttaaggcctccgagcgcttttcctggtcggaggaggcagacacagcatttgagcagctcaagttgttcctaacaaagcctccgatcatgacggcgccatggcccgatgaaactctcctgatctacatcgtcgctacttctcgtgtcgttagcacagccattgtggtcgaacatgaggaggcgaggcacgcctataaggtacaatgttcggtatatttcattagcgaggttcttaacgagcccaagactcattaccctcaggtccagaagctgctatacgccgtcctgattacttcacgcaagctctatcactacttcgagtattacaagatcgacgtggtcaccgagttccccctgggggacatcctccgcaacaaggaggccaacagccatatcatcaagtgggttgtcgagctcggcacttactccatcgaatttagaagcaaGCTTACCATCAAGTCTCAAGCGCTTGctaatttcatcgtcgagtggaccgagatccaagagcccatcgctgccacctgccccgagcactgggtgatgtactttgacggtgcccttaacatcaatggtgctagtgcggGTATTCTGTTCATTATgttgaccaaggataagctccaatatgttcttcggatacactttccgccctccaacaatgccgccgaatatgaagcatgtctccatggactccgtatagccattgagctcggcgttaAAAGCGTCATGGTATATgaggactccgcgctggtcataaaccagctcaataaagactggtcttgctctagcaagaagatggatgcatattgcgccgaaattaggaagcttgaagggaaattctatggtatcgagtaccaccacgtggtacgcgatcaaaatcagctcgccgaccacttatccaagttaggctcctctcgcgccatgattccaccaggggtctttgttcaagatcttctggcgccatctattaaggaagataaggaaattcaggaagttccccccgccgagcagctggtacttacggtaccttcgctggccgccgattggagggaacaattcatcaagtacctctccagcgccgaagtacccgccgataagactgaaaccgaatgcctaatccatcgaagcaagcattacgtgctagtggatgacaacttgatgaggaaaagtgccaaggaagggatactgcaaaaatgcatcacctaagaagatggagtgaagttacttctcgaaattcactctggctcctgcgacaaccacgtggcctcaagaacactggtcagcaatgctttccgagctggtttttactggcccacagccatctccaatgcagaagacctggtctgatgttgtgaaggatgccaatttttcaccaagcaaatacacgtgccgacaAAAGAGctacagaccatcccagcttcctggtcCTTCacatgttggggactggatatgattgggcctttcaagccaacactaggtggtttccggtatgtatacgtcgccatcgacaagttctcaaAGTGAAtcgaatataaaccgctcgtctcgactactgcaaagaaagcagtcaagCTCTTCGAAGACATCGTCCACATATTCAGCCTCCCGAACAGCGtcatcaccgaccttggaactacttttactagccatcacttttgggacttctacgaagaacggtgcatctctgtcaaatacgtcttcgtcgcccatcctagagccaacggctaggtcgAACGGGTGAAtgtcatgatccttgatgccctcaaaaagaggctgtatcagaaagaagaaatgcATCCGGGCAGATGACTCAAGGAGGTACCAGCTGTtgtctagggactgcgcactcaatcCAGTTGCagcactggtgtgtctccatatttcttggtctatggctcaaaagccatactaccagcggatattgccttccgagcacctagggtggaaaattatgatgaagagcaagccgcagctgttcggacagtGGATGTTGATAGGGCTGAGGAAGAACACCTAATCACTTgcgtccgcatagccaaatatctagaaggcttgcggaggtactacaaccgcaacatcaaaggtcgttcatttgctgtcggcgacctcgttctccataggaAACAAAAAacagaagggatgcacaagctctcctccccctgggaagggccttatgtcatcaaagaggttacccgactagggtcttatcgcctatgtgacttagatggaatcgatgtccccaactcatggcacatcgaacacctcatacgtttctatccttgaaacgccccAGATATGTATtttccactttatgatgaataaggttttggtctccataatttgtctctattatttttccattacggtttaatctccacttacggtcacCGAGCTCTACGCTACtccataatgaactccaatacAAAATCGCCATAATTgcgccgaccatgtttctccaaatctccaacatttTCGCCGAACgcgttttctccaaaatcaccgaacatgttttctccaaatcgccgaacacgttttctccaaaatcgccgaacacgttttctccaaatcgtcgaacacgttttctccaaatcgtcgaatatgttttctccaaaatcaccgaacatgttttctccaaattgccaaacacgttttctccaactCGCCAACGTATTTCGCCACATGTTTCTCTAAATCACCGAagatttttctccaaatctccaagatatttcgccgatcagcgagcaTCATACGTTCTAttctgttctctatggaaaagacccagtctctgatctctccctacacatgccacgagctccacgctctgcgttatgggtggtcggctatggttccttggtcacgcttgttcctcctacacatgcatgggctccacgctcgacattatggactatgggctagctaaggctgaGAGcacagtaaagaactaactgctcggacgttAATTATGCtacgtttatctccaagttatttcgctaAACGCTGAGTAGCACACGTTCCACTCTGCACTGTATGGAGAAAACCCAGtccctgatctctccctacatgtgccacaGGCTCCGCgctttgcgttatgggtggttggctatggttccttggtcacgccggCAACTCCTACACGTGGACAGGCTccatgctcgacgttatggattgTGGGCTAGTCGAGGCCATGGGGCTCAGTAGCGAGCTAAgtactcggacgctacttatactacgtataattgcattaTGGTTAAAACCATGAAGACTTTTTTCACCGAAATACCAACAAACTGCATACACTTGCATCTTATAACATTTATACATGTACATAAATGTTTTTTGCGCTTTCACACATTCTAACTAACCGTCTAGATGTTACATATGATAATATCTTAGCAGAtcaccgagcttcgccatcgccgtcTGTCTCAGCAAATAGTTTGATATCACTAGCTAGCTTTttcgccgcgtcctccacctcatcctctagctgctgggtcttcgcctcgctcagtccttcggcgaatccggcccctatcgcctgaagatCAATGGATGGATAGTGGGACCAAAGCACCGCAAGAACATGAGTAGTGGCGGTAACAATGGTGTCgcagttgaagctcttgaagttctcccatgccgcctTGCACCTTTGGATGATGGTATCTTAGCATTGCCGCCTGCCGTTGGGCTGAGGAGCTGGTTCCAGGTCAACACAGTCGAGCACCAGTTTAACTGCGGTGACTACAGTGTCGAAATTAACCCTTTGGGCCCTagcctcctacaccagcacatcaaactgtgccttggctttatgacggTAGCCTACAAGCATTACAGTGTTCCATCGTACATGGAAACCACTTCAACAGTAACTccgaccaggaggtattcacctttcagctcctcggccagtttatctgctcgctctgactccttcgccttctcctctcagagttgttTGAGGGCCTTGCATAGCTGGCTGAGCTccacgtcttgctctacaagcacaacattcATCACCAAAGATATAGGTACTCAGCAATACAAAGCATATTCGCCGATATgacgtacctttcttctgctcgaaGACTTTCCGTAGCTGCTCCAACTGCTCAGAAGCACATGTCAGTTGCTCGAAGATAGTGGCCAGCTGCTTGGACTTGCTCCACAGCTACTCAAACGTGGTCACTAGCCGCTCAGATAGGATGCCCCTCCGGTACTCCAGGTCTCgcgtgttggactctacaaggtctc
This sequence is a window from Miscanthus floridulus cultivar M001 chromosome 10, ASM1932011v1, whole genome shotgun sequence. Protein-coding genes within it:
- the LOC136488428 gene encoding uncharacterized protein, which codes for MDGGSGLNIMYIKTLDEMGIDRTNLRPIRAPFHGVMPVKQAIPLGQIDMPVTFGDQSNYRTETLTFDVVGIHRTFHAILGRPCYVKFMAVPNYTYLKLKMPGPRGVITVGTSFYRAYECEVKCYGHATAVIASKELATLRGRSPKKRPTQRN